A window from Xiphophorus maculatus strain JP 163 A chromosome 17, X_maculatus-5.0-male, whole genome shotgun sequence encodes these proteins:
- the LOC102218871 gene encoding sodium-coupled neutral amino acid transporter 2-like — translation MPNDKLAGSRTEMKCLNAPQDDDSCSSNSNDFAYSDFPKKIPLNGQYPDADAESLNFLSDHNPSKKKYETEYHQGSASFGMSVFNLGNAIMGSGILGLSFAMANTGIALFVILLVSVAIFSLYSVHLLLKTANEAGALVYESLGYKAFGIPGKLAASCSITMQNIGAMSSYLFIIKYELPIVIQSFTGAHDGEWYINGDYLVILVSIIVILPLSLLRNLGYLGYTSGLSLLCMVFFLIVVIIKKFQIPCPLPIIDGGNETMHMFNSTPHSDNVTTDDDTCKPKYFVYNSQTVYAIPILTFAFVCHPTILPMYDELKDRSRRKMQNVANVSFLAMFIMYLLAALFGYLTFNIHVGPELLHTYSKFYKHDILLLVVRLAVLAAVTLTVPVVLFPIRTSVGHLLFPKKDFSWIRHVIITLSLLAGTNILVIFVPSIKDIFGFIGASAAAMLIFILPSAFYLRLVKKESMKSMQKIGALMFLILGFAVMFGCMTLIIYDWIVNSMEDQGH, via the exons ATGCCCAATGACAAGCTGGCCGGTTCTAGAACTGAGATGAAATGTCTGAACGCTCCTCAAGACGACGACAGCTGCAGCTCCAACAGCAACGACTTTGCGTACTCTGACTTTCCCAAGAAGATTCCTCTCAATGG GCAATACCCTGATGCAGATGCAGAGAGTTTAAACTTCCTCTCTGATCATAACCCAAGCAAGAAGAAATATGAAACTGAATAT CACCAGGGCAGTGCCTCCTTTGGCATGTCCGTCTTCAACCTGGGCAATGCCATCATGGGCAGCGGCATCCTGGGTCTGTCCTTTGCTATGGCCAACACCGGCATCGCCCTGTTTGT GATTCTCCTGGTTTCCGTTGCCATTTTCTCCTTGTATTCTGTCCACTTGTTGCTAAAGACAGCAAATGAAGCAG GTGCTCTTGTTTACGAGTCACTGGGTTACAAGGCCTTTGGGATCCCAGGAAAACTGGCTGCTTCCTGCTCCATCACCATGCAGAACATTGGAG cTATGTCGAGTTACCTCTTCATCATCAAATATGAACTCCCCATTGTCATTCAGTCCTTTACTGGAGCACATGATGG TGAATGGTACATCAATGGAGATTACCTTGTGATTCTGGTCTCAATTATTGTTATCCTGCCTCTCTCACTGCTCAGGAACTTGG GTTACCTTGGTTACACCAGTGGTCTGTCTCTACTCTGCATGGTGTTTTTTCTGATTGTG GTGATCATAAAGAAGTTCCAGATTCCATGCCCTCTGCCTATTATTGACGGTGGAAATGAAACCATGCATATGTTCAACAGCACCCCCCACAGCGACAACGTCACTACAGATGATGACACTTGCAAGCCTAAATACTTTGTCTACAACTCACAG ACTGTCTATGCTATACCCATCCTCACTTTTGCCTTCGTGTGCCACCCTACTATCCTACCCATGTATGATGAGCTCAAAGA CCGGTCACGCCGAAAGATGCAGAATGTGGCCAACGTGTCCTTCCTGGCCATGTTCATCATGTACCTGCTGGCTGCCCTCTTCGGATACCTCACCTTCAACA TCCACGTGGGACCTGAGCTGCTCCACACCTACTCAAAGTTCTACAAGCACGATATTCTCCTGCTGGTTGTTCGTCTGGCTGTGCTGGCCGCTGTCACACTCACGGTTCCTGTGGTGCTCTTCCCT ATTCGTACCTCAGTCGGCCACCTGCTGTTCCCAAAAAAGGACTTCAGCTGGATCCGTCATGTTATTATCACCCTGAGCCTGCTAGCAGGAACCAACATTCTGGTCATCTTTGTCCCCAGCATCAAAGATATTTTTGGCTTCATTG gtgcctctgctgctgcaatGCTGATCTTCATCCTGCCCTCAGCTTTCTATCTCAGACTGGTTAAGAAGGAGTCAATGAAATCCATGCAGAAGATTGGG GCTCTGATGTTCCTGATATTAGGATTTGCTGTCATGTTTGGCTGCATGACTCTTATCATCTACGACTGGATCGTGAACTCTATGGAAGATCAAGGTCACTGA
- the LOC102217987 gene encoding sodium-coupled neutral amino acid transporter 2-like, which produces MGSTTEMKYLNNPQDDDSCSSNSNNFAYSDFIERNPLNGQYPDADSENQNVLSDHNPSKKKDETEHHHSRASFGMSVLNLCNAIMGSGILGLSFAMANTGIALFVILLVSVAIFSLYSVHLLLKTANEAGALVYESLGHKAFGIPGKLAAFCSITMQNIGFMSTYLYIIKYELSIVIQSFTGASDGEWYINGDYLVILVLIIVILPLSLLRNLGYLSYTSGLSLLCMVFFLIVVIIKKFQIPCPLPVPDAGNKTMHMFNSDNITTDDDTCKPKYFVYNSQTVYAISILTFAFVCHPTILPMYDELKDRSRRKMQNVANVSFLAMFIMYLLAALFGYLTFNIHVGPELLHTYSKFYKHDILLLVVRLAVLAAVTLTVPVVLFPIRTSVGHLLFPGKDFSWIRHVIITVSLLAGTNILVIFVPSIRNIFGFIGASAAAMLIFILPSAFYLRLVKKEPMKSMQKIGALMFLILGFAVMFLCMTLIIYDWIVNSMTDQGH; this is translated from the exons ATGGGTTCTACAACTGAGATGAAATATCTGAACAATCCTCAAGACGACGACAGCTGCAGCTCCAACAGCAACAACTTTGCGTACTCTGACTTTATCGAGAGGAATCCTCTCAATGG GCAATACCCAGATGCTGATTCAGAGAATCAAAATGTCCTCTCTGATCATAACCCAAGCAAGAAGAAAGATGAAACTGAACAT CACCACAGCAGGGCCTCCTTTGGCATGTCCGTCTTGAACCTGTGTAATGCCATCATGGGCAGCGGCATCCTGGGTTTGTCCTTCGCTATGGCCAACACCGGCATCGCCCTGTTTGT GATTCTCCTGGTTTCTGTTGCCATTTTCTCCTTGTATTCTGTCCACTTGTTGCTAAAGACAGCAAATGAAGCAG GTGCTCTTGTTTACGAGTCACTGGGTCACAAGGCCTTTGGGATCCCAGGCAAACTGGCTGCTTTCTGCTCCATCACCATGCAGAACATTGGAT TCATGTCAACCTACCTCTACATTATTAAATACGAACTCTCCATTGTTATTCAGTCCTTTACTGGAGCAAGTGATGG tgaaTGGTACATCAATGGAGATTACCTTGTGATTCTGGTCTTAATTATTGTTATCCTGCCTCTCTCACTGCTCAGGAACTTGG GTTACCTTAGTTACACCAGTGGTCTGTCTCTACTCTGCATGGTGTTTTTTCTGATTGTG GTGATCATAAAGAAGTTCCAGATTCCATGCCCTCTGCCTGTTCCTGACGCTGGAAATAAAACCATGCATATGTTCAACAGCGACAACATCACTACCGATGATGACACTTGCAAGCCTAAATACTTTGTCTACAACTCACAG ACTGTCTATGCTATATCCATCCTCACTTTTGCCTTTGTGTGCCACCCTACTATTCTACCCATGTATGATGAGCTCAAAGA CCGGTCACGCCGAAAGATGCAGAATGTGGCCAACGTGTCCTTCCTGGCCATGTTCATCATGTACCTGCTGGCTGCCCTCTTCGGATACCTCACCTTCAACA TCCACGTGGGACCTGAGCTGCTCCACACCTACTCAAAGTTCTACAAGCACGATATTCTCCTGCTGGTTGTTCGTCTGGCTGTGCTGGCCGCTGTCACACTCACGGTTCCTGTGGTGCTCTTCCCT ATTCGTACCTCAGTCGGCCACCTGCTGTTCCCAGGAAAGGACTTCAGCTGGATCCGTCACGTTATTATCACAGTGAGCCTGCTAGCAGGAACCAACATTCTGGTCATCTTTGTCCCCagcatcagaaatatttttggcttcattG gtgcctctgctgctgcaatGCTGATCTTCATCCTGCCCTCAGCTTTCTATCTCAGACTGGTTAAGAAGGAGCCAATGAAATCCATGCAGAAGATTGGG GCTCTGATGTTCCTGATATTAGGATTTGCTGTCATGTTTCTCTGCATGACTCTTATCATCTACGACTGGATCGTGAACTCTATGACAGACCAAGGTCACTGA